The Priestia koreensis genomic interval CAACCCCAGTGAAGCTTACCCCAATATCAGAGCCTAGTTTGCTCATCACCTGCTCAGCCATTTCAATCGCACATTGCTCACTTACGACACCATGCTTCTCAATTGTCTCTGAACGAACGTTTAACACCTGATTCTTCACTTCCGTTTGATAGGAAATAATCGCTCCTTTTACAATTTGCGACGTTCCTGGAATTTCCGTTAAACGTTCAGAGAAAAGACCTCCCGTTAAACTTTCTGCAGATGCAATGGTTAGCTTCTGTGCTTCAAGCTCTCTTACTAGCTCAGAAGGAAGCGTTGTTTCATTATATCCGTAGAAAAATTCGCCCACGCGTGCCATAATCGCTGCTTCCGCTTCGTCAATCAAACGGTTCACTTCTGTAAGCGATTCGTGCTTTGCTGTAATCCGTAGCGTTACTTCACCGTCTCCTGCAAGAGGAGCAATCGTTGGATTCGTCTGTGCCTCTAGCAGATCTTCAATTTCTGTCTCTAGCTGTGACTCACCAATTCCAAAGAAGCGAAGGACGCGCGATTCAATGCGCTCCTTAACCGCTAGCTGGTTGAGTAAATAAGCACGACCATGATTTAAAAACATTGGCTGTAGTTCTTTCGGTGGTCCCGGGAATAGCATGTAGCGCTTGCCACTTACTTCAATGGCCATTCCAGGAGCCATTCCGTAATCATTGGTTAAAACGGAGGCACCTTCTAGCACAAGCGCCTGCTTGCGATTGTTAGGTGTCATCGTTCGTCCTGTTTTTTCGAAATACATCTCAATGCTTCTCATCGCCTGCTCATCGGTCACAAGCGATTTTCCTAATACTCTTGCAATCGTTTCTTTTGTCAAGTCATCCTTCGTTGGTCCGAGACCGCCAGTAAAAATAATTAAATCAGCGCGCTTACTAGCTTGATGAATGGTATCTTCTAAACGCTGTTCGTTGTCTCCTACGACTGTGTGAAAGAAGACGTTAATTCCGATCTCAGCTAGCTGCTTTGAGAGGAACTGGGCGTTTGTATTAGCAATTTGACCTAACAATAGCTCAGATCCAACTGCGATAATTTCTGCGTTCATAGCGCTCATCTCTTTTCGTTCTTATTTAGAGTTTACAAATGCTTTGCTGTTTTTAGCAAAATAATCCCATCCTGATAGTACAGTAAAGAATACGGACACCCACAGTGCAATGTCATCAAACGGGAATGGAATGAAAGAGAACGGAATGTTGTGTAGCAACAAGGCAGAGATCGCAATAATCTGTGTCCATGTTTTAATTTTCCCAAGCATATTTGCTGCGACTACTTCCCCTTCACCAGCTAGTACTAAACGTAGCCCGGTAATAGCAAATTCACGACTAATGATAATAATAGAAGCAAGGCCAATTCCAGCTCCTATTTGTAGCTCCACTAGTACGATTAATGCTGCAGATACGAGTAGTTTGTCAGCAAGCGGATCTAAAAACTTCCCTAAATTCGTCACCATGTTATATTTTCGTGCGTAGTAGCCATCTACCCAATCCGTTGTAGAAGCAAAGATAAAGATAAGTGCTCCAACAAGATGAGCGACAGGGATTGCTGTTTTACCTGCATGCAAATCTCCCCATCCAAATGGCACCATCATAAAAATAAGGAAAACGGGGATAAGAAAAATCCTTGAAATCGTTATTCTATTAGGTATATTCACTTTTATTCCTCCATTAAACCAATTAATATGTACTCAAGAGAATACCATTAGTATCCCCTAAGTGTAGTATGTATAACATTCCATTCTTACATAGTTTACAGGAAAAATGGGCGATTCTCAAAGATAAACCTATCTCCGCTCGAATCACCCATCTTCACAAGAGCGTAAGCCCTAATATATACTACCTTCGCAGTCTTACTGAGCTGCGGCAGGCTGATATTGAATGGTTATTTTTTGTTGTACTTTCTGACTTGGATCAAACGGTAGTGCTAATGGCTTGCCGTTTACTTTCACCTGTACGCCAGGAGAGAATCCAATGTTGAAACGCACTTCTTTTTCTTGTGAAAAATCAAATGATTGCGTTGTGCCTTTTGCTAAAAGTGCATTGTAATATGACTTGCCTGTTGCGTTTTGGACCCCTAGCCATGTATCGTTTGAAGAGGTGATTTCCACTTTAAACGCATCTGCGTTTTGCAGCTGTAGCGTAGCAGTCTTTCCGCTTTTTTGAACCTCTGTGATCGTTTGATCTTTTGCAGGCTCTTCTTTTGTCGCATCGTCTTTTTGCTCATCTTTTTTATCGTCTTTTTTGTCCGTCTTTTTCTTATCTTCGGACTTATCTGCCTTGTCTGCTTTATCTTTCTTATCGTCAGTCCCTGTATTTGTAGCAGAAGATTTTGCAGAAGCATCTTTACTTGCGTTATCAGACTGTTCGATTTCAGCACCTGTTTTCGGTGTGGCGTTATCGGATGGTTTGTCTGTATCACGATTTTGTAAAAAGAACCAGACTAGCATCGCGATACCAATAATAACAACCACAACAATGATTGTAGGAAGTAAATCCAACAACTTAGACGATGATGGCTGTTTTGCCGTCACTTCCTGTTTACGCGTTTTTACACGCGACAATTGCTCTGGGATATCCTCATTTTGGGAACGAGGAATATCTGCTTTGTATTCTTCAAAAATTTCATCTGCATTTAATCCAACAGCTTCACAGTACTGCTTAATAAAAGCTCGAACATAAAACTTTCCAGGCATTAAATCATAGTTTCCTTCTTCAATACCTGTTAAGTAACGCTTTTGGATCTTCGTTAACTTTTGTAAATCTTCCAATGAAATATTTTGTTGCTCTCTAGCTTCTTTTAAACGTTTGCCTAACTCTGTCAACGAAAACACCTACCAATTATCTTAAAAATCAAACATTGAAAACCCGTTGTCTTGAAAGATTTGAGTACCATCTACTGCATCATATGTAATTTCTTCATCAGGATCATTTCGCAATTCAATGATGTAATCAAAGTCTTCTAGCGTATATTCGGAGTTTTGCACGAAAACATCAGGATGCTCAATTACCTTTGTTGCAGGAACACGCATGATCTCCCTCACAAGCTGCCAATGCTTCTCCGTAGCTCGTCTAGTTGAAACAATACCGTCGATAATAAACACATTATCTTCGTTGTATTCTTCCTCAATTAACTGACTGCGTATCGTCTGTTTTAAAAGGGTGGACGAAACAAATAACCACCTTTTATTCGCACATACGCTGGAGGCAACAATGGACTCCGTTTTCCCTACGCGAGGCATACCACGAATTCCAATTAGCTTGTGGCCATCTTGCTTAAATAATTCGGCAAGAAAGTCTACTAATACCCCTAATTCGTTGCGTACAAACCGAAATGTCTTTTTATCATCTGCATCACGCTGAATATAACGTCCGTGCCTTACCGCTAAGCGATCGCGTAGCTTTGGCTCTCTCAACTTTGTTACTTTGATATGATCCATCGTTTTTAAAATCGATTCCAATCGCTCAATTTGCTCGTTCGAATCACAGCGCAATAACAGCCCCCTACGTTGATCATCTACTCCATTTATCGTCACAATATTTATTGATAGCATTCCAAGCAGAGAAGAGATATCTCCTAATAGACCTGGGCGATTTTTCTGAATCTCATATTCTAGATACCACTCAATTTTAGACATAAAACCCTCTCCCTATCAAGACAGTTATTGTTGAGAGGAACTCCCCTTCTTAATAAATATAAAGGATTTGCTAGGATTAATAAACCCTGAAACCTAACTATTTCTATGTTTTGAAAAAGAAAGCAAAAAAATGAGAATGAATACGTTTTCTTCTTCCTTTTTAAGGATATTAACGGAGTCATTCTAACCACCTCATTCCTCTTAGGATTTTGCAAAATAAAAAAGCACTGTCCGCTGCCTGAACAAAGTTTAGGCATAAGACAATGCTTTTTACATTATTACTTCGTTTCGTTTGTTGGAGCTTGTTGTTGAGCTCCATTAGGTGCAGTACCGTTGTTTTGAACAAGTTTTACCATCATGTTAGCGATCGCATGTTGTTCTTCAGGAGATGCAACACTCCAAAGATCCGCTAATACGCGCTCTTGATGGTTTTTTGGTTCTACTTGCTTCGCTAAGTAGTCTCCTACTTGGTATGCAAGATTTGATACTACTCCGTTATCCATGCCCTGGTTTTGCGCATGGTGTAAACGATCACCTAAAAAGCCTTTCCAATTTTCCCAGTTTTCAATAACAGACATGAATGACCCTCCTTAAGGTTGATTCATAGCTTATTTTGTTCAGGTCAGACAGTTTTATGCGTCATAATGGAAAAAATGTTTCTGCTTTTTTACGTATGCCATCCGCCGTTTACGGAAATTACTTGTCCGGTGATGTACGACGCTTTCGGTGACGTAATGAAAACGACGGTATCTGCAACTTCCTCAGGCTTTCCAATACGCCCAAGCGGAATCTCTTCCGCTATCATTTGCAGGTCTTCTTCTGTAAAATGGCTCATCATGTTGGTTTGAATCGCACCTGGTGCAATCGCATTGACTCGAATACGACTTGGTGCGACTTCTTTTGCAAGCGCCTTAACAAACGAAATTTGCGCCCCCTTAACGGTAGAATAAAGCACTTCACAAGATGCCCCCGTTAATCCCCAGATGGATGACATCATCACAATATTTCCACTTTGATTTTTGATCATATTCGGCAACAGACGCTGCGATAACTTAAATGGAGACGTGACGTGAAGATTCATCATTTCTTTCGTTTCAGCGTCCGTCATATCCGTCACAAGGCCCATATAGCTATTTCCACTGATATAGACAATCGTGTGGATCGGAACTGAAAGCTGACCCATCAGTTCCTCTACTCCCTCATCGCTCGCTAAATTCGCTTTTACGCTCAATATAGGGGTGTTAAGCTCTGTTTTTAGCTGATTAATGGCCTCTTCGTTTTGATGGTAATGGAGGACAAGTGAATAACCTTCAGCAGCCATCGCACGCGCCACAGCCTGTCCTATTCCCCCGCTTGCTCCTGTAATTAGTACGTAACGTTCCAACCCGCTCTCCTACTTTCCTTATCACATCTAAAACCCTCTATCGTTTAGAAATAGAGGGCTTTTGCTCGTATTATGCTTTTTGTTCTTTTGGTACAACCTGGCAGACAGTGAAGTTGTCTTCGTCAATCACTTCTTCTACCACTTTTTGAATATCAGCTACTCTAAGCTCTTCAAGCGCACCAACAACACCAAATAAATCCATATCGTTAAACGCATAGCGGGTAAACTGATTGGCAATAAACTCAGGTGAATTTAATGAGCGTAAAAAGGCTCCAATTTTCTTTTTACGAATGCGATCTAGCTCTTCATCAGTCATTGTCACACTCTTCATTTCTAAAAGCGTTTTTTGCAGGCGCTCTGCTAGCTCGTCAGGACGATCCGTATCACCGCCGATAATTGCAAAGCCAAATCCGCCTTCTTCCGTGTAGTCGTATGAGAACGTCTCGTCAATCAAACCGTCATCATATAATTTCTCGTAGTATGCAGAGCTGCGGCCAAATAAATAATCAAGTACGACATTCATCGCTAGTTCGTGCGTAAGTAAGTCTTTACCTGAACGATTTGGTGATTTTGCTTTTACTCCTACAAGACATTTAGATGTTTGAACGGTCATTGGAATAACCTGTTTTTTCTTCGCCACACTTGTTGGTTCATCGTCAAAATGACGGTTAATATCATCTTGCTGCTTGTAGTCTTTTTTTGTTTGATTGTCACGAATTTGCTTCATGACCTTCTCAGCATCGACAGGGCCAACAACAAATAGTAGCATGTTGCTCGGATGATAGAACGTGTCGTAGCACGTATAAAGATCGTCTTTTGTAATTTTTGAAATGGAGTCGATTGTACCTGCAATATCAATTTTCACCGGATGATTGTGGTACATGTTTTCAATCGTTCCAAAATATAAGCGCCAGTCTGGGTTATCATCGTACATCGTAATTTCCTGTCCGATAATTCCTTTTTCTTTCTCGACCGTTTTTTCAGAGAAATAAGGCGTTTGTACGAAGTCCATAAGCGTGTCTAAATTCTGTTCAAAGTTTGACGTACATGAGAACAAGTACGCTGTACGCGTAAACGATGTGAACGCATTAGCAGAAGCACCTTGCTTACTGAAATCTTGGAACACATCTCCGTCTTCTTTCTCAAACAGCTTATGCTCTAGAAAGTGAGCCACGCCGTCCGGGACGCGAATCATATCTTCTTGCATAAGTGGCACAAACTGATTGTCAATGGACCCGTAGTTTGTTGTAAACGTCGCAAACGTTTTATTGAATTCAGGCTTTGGCAATATATACACGCGCAAGCCGTTATCCATCTTTTCATGATAGAGCTCTTCTTTTAATTGTGTAAATGGGATTTTTTCCATCTTACTCACCGCCCGTTCCACGTAAGAAATAAATGGTATCTAGATCAATACCTTCTGCTACTTTGATGATTTCTTGTTTTGATACCGCATCAATACGCTTCAAATACTCTTCAATTGAAATATCTTGATTCGTTAGCTCGTTGTGATACATAATTTCAACAAGTCCGCGCGCTGTATCAACTGTCTCAAGAAGCTGGTTATGAATGACTGCCTTCGTTTGAGCAATTTCTTCATCCGTAAAGTCACCTTTTTTCATCGCTTCCATTTGCTCTTTAATAATCGTTACGGCCTGATCGTATTTATTCACTTCAATTCCTGACATAACCATCAAAAGTCCTTTGTGGCTTTCAACACGAGATGCCGCATAGTAGGCAAGGCTTGCTTTTTCACGAACGTTAATGAAAAGCTTCGAATGAGAGAACCCACCGAAAATGCCGTTGAACACTTGCAGGGCAAAGTATTGCTTGTCGCTATACGTTACGTTTGTTCGGTAGCCAATG includes:
- a CDS encoding competence/damage-inducible protein A; protein product: MNAEIIAVGSELLLGQIANTNAQFLSKQLAEIGINVFFHTVVGDNEQRLEDTIHQASKRADLIIFTGGLGPTKDDLTKETIARVLGKSLVTDEQAMRSIEMYFEKTGRTMTPNNRKQALVLEGASVLTNDYGMAPGMAIEVSGKRYMLFPGPPKELQPMFLNHGRAYLLNQLAVKERIESRVLRFFGIGESQLETEIEDLLEAQTNPTIAPLAGDGEVTLRITAKHESLTEVNRLIDEAEAAIMARVGEFFYGYNETTLPSELVRELEAQKLTIASAESLTGGLFSERLTEIPGTSQIVKGAIISYQTEVKNQVLNVRSETIEKHGVVSEQCAIEMAEQVMSKLGSDIGVSFTGVAGPGTQEDQPVGTVHIAIARKNEKTKAYLLQLSGGRQAIRMRSVRYACQYLLKELRS
- the pgsA gene encoding CDP-diacylglycerol--glycerol-3-phosphate 3-phosphatidyltransferase → MNIPNRITISRIFLIPVFLIFMMVPFGWGDLHAGKTAIPVAHLVGALIFIFASTTDWVDGYYARKYNMVTNLGKFLDPLADKLLVSAALIVLVELQIGAGIGLASIIIISREFAITGLRLVLAGEGEVVAANMLGKIKTWTQIIAISALLLHNIPFSFIPFPFDDIALWVSVFFTVLSGWDYFAKNSKAFVNSK
- a CDS encoding helix-turn-helix domain-containing protein; its protein translation is MFSLTELGKRLKEAREQQNISLEDLQKLTKIQKRYLTGIEEGNYDLMPGKFYVRAFIKQYCEAVGLNADEIFEEYKADIPRSQNEDIPEQLSRVKTRKQEVTAKQPSSSKLLDLLPTIIVVVVIIGIAMLVWFFLQNRDTDKPSDNATPKTGAEIEQSDNASKDASAKSSATNTGTDDKKDKADKADKSEDKKKTDKKDDKKDEQKDDATKEEPAKDQTITEVQKSGKTATLQLQNADAFKVEITSSNDTWLGVQNATGKSYYNALLAKGTTQSFDFSQEKEVRFNIGFSPGVQVKVNGKPLALPFDPSQKVQQKITIQYQPAAAQ
- a CDS encoding DUF3388 domain-containing protein, with protein sequence MSKIEWYLEYEIQKNRPGLLGDISSLLGMLSINIVTINGVDDQRRGLLLRCDSNEQIERLESILKTMDHIKVTKLREPKLRDRLAVRHGRYIQRDADDKKTFRFVRNELGVLVDFLAELFKQDGHKLIGIRGMPRVGKTESIVASSVCANKRWLFVSSTLLKQTIRSQLIEEEYNEDNVFIIDGIVSTRRATEKHWQLVREIMRVPATKVIEHPDVFVQNSEYTLEDFDYIIELRNDPDEEITYDAVDGTQIFQDNGFSMFDF
- a CDS encoding DUF3243 domain-containing protein, with the translated sequence MSVIENWENWKGFLGDRLHHAQNQGMDNGVVSNLAYQVGDYLAKQVEPKNHQERVLADLWSVASPEEQHAIANMMVKLVQNNGTAPNGAQQQAPTNETK
- the ymfI gene encoding elongation factor P 5-aminopentanone reductase, with the translated sequence MERYVLITGASGGIGQAVARAMAAEGYSLVLHYHQNEEAINQLKTELNTPILSVKANLASDEGVEELMGQLSVPIHTIVYISGNSYMGLVTDMTDAETKEMMNLHVTSPFKLSQRLLPNMIKNQSGNIVMMSSIWGLTGASCEVLYSTVKGAQISFVKALAKEVAPSRIRVNAIAPGAIQTNMMSHFTEEDLQMIAEEIPLGRIGKPEEVADTVVFITSPKASYITGQVISVNGGWHT
- the yfmH gene encoding EF-P 5-aminopentanol modification-associated protein YfmH, whose translation is MEKIPFTQLKEELYHEKMDNGLRVYILPKPEFNKTFATFTTNYGSIDNQFVPLMQEDMIRVPDGVAHFLEHKLFEKEDGDVFQDFSKQGASANAFTSFTRTAYLFSCTSNFEQNLDTLMDFVQTPYFSEKTVEKEKGIIGQEITMYDDNPDWRLYFGTIENMYHNHPVKIDIAGTIDSISKITKDDLYTCYDTFYHPSNMLLFVVGPVDAEKVMKQIRDNQTKKDYKQQDDINRHFDDEPTSVAKKKQVIPMTVQTSKCLVGVKAKSPNRSGKDLLTHELAMNVVLDYLFGRSSAYYEKLYDDGLIDETFSYDYTEEGGFGFAIIGGDTDRPDELAERLQKTLLEMKSVTMTDEELDRIRKKKIGAFLRSLNSPEFIANQFTRYAFNDMDLFGVVGALEELRVADIQKVVEEVIDEDNFTVCQVVPKEQKA